The Lycium barbarum isolate Lr01 chromosome 12, ASM1917538v2, whole genome shotgun sequence genome includes a region encoding these proteins:
- the LOC132621296 gene encoding SUPPRESSOR OF GAMMA RESPONSE 1-like isoform X1 has protein sequence MHMARSWIIDGRGLASKVKNVGAPAAHQIKDCGAKRQCPNCHYCIDNKDVSQEWPGLPVGVKFDPSDVELVEHLEAKCGMGNSEQHKFIDEFIPTLDVNEGICYTHPENLPGAKKDGSSIHFFYRTTNAYATGKRKRRKIHDENNLMKEHVRWHKTGKTKVVMENGLQKGCKKVMVLYQTSTKGSKQEKTNWVMHQYHLGTDEDEKEGEFVVSKIFYQQQKQSVKANDSRANEEASVGANQTEPTTPKTVTPNPPRAGETPSCDDIVVDSLPSSPDQEVEVAKEPGEPSDAKIKCEMEYPTCLAGESQAADAYDVDISLLCDERNDSYSLLDGSGPNHGPSADDTCHLPQGNGNTACEISELDNLEFDTPPDFQLADLPFGSQENIFSWLDRL, from the exons ATGCATATGGCGAG ATCTTGGATTATTGATGGTAGAGGACTTGCGAGTAAAGTTAAAAATGTTGGTGCCCCTGCTGCACATCAAATAAAAGATTGTGGGGCAAAACGGCAATGCCCAAACTGCCATTACTGTATCGATAACAAAGAT GTTTCTCAGGAATGGCCTGGTCTACCTGTTGGTGTGAAATTTGATCCATCTGATGTAGAGCTCGTGGAACATTTAGAAGCAAAGTGCGGGATGGGAAATTCCGAGCAACACAAATTCATTGATGAATTCATCCCAACTCTTGACGTTAACGAAGGGATTTGCTATACCCATCCTGAAAATCTTCCTG GTGCCAAAAAAGATGGAAGTAGCATTCACTTCTTTTATCGCACTACTAATGCGTATGCAACTGGCAAACGTAAGCGTAGAAAGATTCATGATGAAAACAATTTGATGAAAGAACATGTCCGCTGGCACAAGACGGGAAAGACCAAAGTTGTTATGGAGAATGGGCTCCAaaagggatgtaagaaggtcatggttCTCTATCAAACTAGTACGAAGGGGTCGAAGCAGGAAAAGACTAATTGGGTAATGCATCAGTACCATTTGGGCACCGATGAAGATGAAAAAGAAGGCGAATTTGTGGTTTCAAAAATCTTTTACCAGCAGCAGAAGCAATCCGTCAAGGCCAATGATTCTCGTGCCAATGAAGAAGCCAGTGTGGGAGCGAATCAAACTGAACCTACAACTCCAAAGACGGTTACTCCCAATCCCCCTCGAGCTGGAGAAACCCCTTCCTGTGATGATATTGTGGTTGACTCTTTACCCTCTTCACCTGATCAG GAAGTGGAAGTTGCCAAAGAACCAGGGGAACCATCTGATGCTAAAATTAAGTGCGAAATGGAGTACCCTACATGCTTGGCTGGAGAATCACAAGCAGCTGATgcatatgatgttgatatttctCTGTTGTGTGATGAAcgtaatgattcttattcacttcttgatggtTCTGGACCCAATCATGGCCCTTCTGCAGACGACACTTGCCATTTACCACAAGGAAATGGTAACACAGCCTGCGAAATTTCAGAGTTGGATAACTTGGAATTTGATACTCCTCCAGACTTCCAACTTGCA GATTTGCCGTTTGGTTCTCAGGAGAATATCTTTAGTTGGTTGGACCGGCTATAG
- the LOC132621296 gene encoding SUPPRESSOR OF GAMMA RESPONSE 1-like isoform X2 — MGRSWIIDGRGLASKVKNVGAPAAHQIKDCGAKRQCPNCHYCIDNKDVSQEWPGLPVGVKFDPSDVELVEHLEAKCGMGNSEQHKFIDEFIPTLDVNEGICYTHPENLPGAKKDGSSIHFFYRTTNAYATGKRKRRKIHDENNLMKEHVRWHKTGKTKVVMENGLQKGCKKVMVLYQTSTKGSKQEKTNWVMHQYHLGTDEDEKEGEFVVSKIFYQQQKQSVKANDSRANEEASVGANQTEPTTPKTVTPNPPRAGETPSCDDIVVDSLPSSPDQEVEVAKEPGEPSDAKIKCEMEYPTCLAGESQAADAYDVDISLLCDERNDSYSLLDGSGPNHGPSADDTCHLPQGNGNTACEISELDNLEFDTPPDFQLADLPFGSQENIFSWLDRL; from the exons ATGGGAAG ATCTTGGATTATTGATGGTAGAGGACTTGCGAGTAAAGTTAAAAATGTTGGTGCCCCTGCTGCACATCAAATAAAAGATTGTGGGGCAAAACGGCAATGCCCAAACTGCCATTACTGTATCGATAACAAAGAT GTTTCTCAGGAATGGCCTGGTCTACCTGTTGGTGTGAAATTTGATCCATCTGATGTAGAGCTCGTGGAACATTTAGAAGCAAAGTGCGGGATGGGAAATTCCGAGCAACACAAATTCATTGATGAATTCATCCCAACTCTTGACGTTAACGAAGGGATTTGCTATACCCATCCTGAAAATCTTCCTG GTGCCAAAAAAGATGGAAGTAGCATTCACTTCTTTTATCGCACTACTAATGCGTATGCAACTGGCAAACGTAAGCGTAGAAAGATTCATGATGAAAACAATTTGATGAAAGAACATGTCCGCTGGCACAAGACGGGAAAGACCAAAGTTGTTATGGAGAATGGGCTCCAaaagggatgtaagaaggtcatggttCTCTATCAAACTAGTACGAAGGGGTCGAAGCAGGAAAAGACTAATTGGGTAATGCATCAGTACCATTTGGGCACCGATGAAGATGAAAAAGAAGGCGAATTTGTGGTTTCAAAAATCTTTTACCAGCAGCAGAAGCAATCCGTCAAGGCCAATGATTCTCGTGCCAATGAAGAAGCCAGTGTGGGAGCGAATCAAACTGAACCTACAACTCCAAAGACGGTTACTCCCAATCCCCCTCGAGCTGGAGAAACCCCTTCCTGTGATGATATTGTGGTTGACTCTTTACCCTCTTCACCTGATCAG GAAGTGGAAGTTGCCAAAGAACCAGGGGAACCATCTGATGCTAAAATTAAGTGCGAAATGGAGTACCCTACATGCTTGGCTGGAGAATCACAAGCAGCTGATgcatatgatgttgatatttctCTGTTGTGTGATGAAcgtaatgattcttattcacttcttgatggtTCTGGACCCAATCATGGCCCTTCTGCAGACGACACTTGCCATTTACCACAAGGAAATGGTAACACAGCCTGCGAAATTTCAGAGTTGGATAACTTGGAATTTGATACTCCTCCAGACTTCCAACTTGCA GATTTGCCGTTTGGTTCTCAGGAGAATATCTTTAGTTGGTTGGACCGGCTATAG